One Euphorbia lathyris chromosome 1, ddEupLath1.1, whole genome shotgun sequence DNA segment encodes these proteins:
- the LOC136203894 gene encoding uncharacterized protein: MASSRLTSFLLVLFILLHAKYSTAQAQEKRVADDGTSFLQVMNQEISGAAMAGEVRNQRLKGRKMMVKCKEEGVKVEERKNSVSGKDIYASNKHSQQSSRMKEKAAGNTRSEAKCSSNEKLHINHDQTAKVIVNFMNKDYSGGGGPLHMPPIHH; this comes from the exons ATGGCGTCTTCAAGGCTTACCAGCTTTCTACTTGTCTTATTTATTCTTCTACATGCAAAATACTCAACTGCCCAAG CTCAAGAGAAAAGAGTAGCAGACGATGGAACTAGTTTCTTACAAGTGATGAATCAG GAAATTTCTGGTGCTGCTATGGCTGGGGAAGTTAGAAACCAAAGGCTtaaaggaagaaaaatgatGGTGAAATGCAAAGAGGAAGGTGTGAAAGTAGAGGAGAGAAAGAATTCAGTTTCAG GAAAGGATATATATGCTTCAAACAAGCACTCTCAACAAAGCTCAAGGATGAAGGAAAAGGCAGCTGGAAACACCAGAAGCGAAGCTAAATGTTCATCGAATGAGAAGCTTCACATAAACCATGATCAAACGGCAAAAGTAATTGTTAATTTCATGAATAAAGACTATTCAGGAGGGGGAGGTCCTCTTCACATGCCTCCAATCCACCATTAA
- the LOC136233855 gene encoding protein ENHANCER OF LHP1 1: MRIRTLKLREAHKSSAASFCSILWDHQANHLVTASSSDPAICIHDPIFLSNVPKLLRHHRDGVTALALSHNSTCLASGSIDHSVKLYRFPAGEFETNITRFTLPLRALAFNKPGSMLAASGDDEGIKLINTIDGSIARVLKGHKGPVTGLAFDPVGEYLASVDSIGTVIIWELQSGIMLHTLKGIAPDTGSDTSMMNMVTWSPDGETLAVPGLRNDVVMYDRDTAEKLFILRGDHVQPICALSWSPNGKYMATSGLDRQVLIWDVGKKQDIDRQKFDERICFMAWKPIGNTLAVIDVMGKYGIWDSVVPSSMKSPTEDIPSLQSNNSNGLLLFEEDDEEPSASGSLSDLGEDSLGDTLPSSRKRLRKRSEFDEELDQDIHDGLNLFPETEPQKKVHRSGKDYMNKRNEGLRSTATSTKSKLQEAFQPGATPVQTGKRRFLCYNMLGTVTTIENDGYSHIEIDFHDTSRGPRVPAMTDHFGFTMASLNENGSVFANPCRGEKNMSTLMYRPFSSWASNSEWSMRFEGEEVKVVALGTAWVAAVTSLNFLRIYTEGGLQRHILSLDGPVVTASGFRNQLAVVTHASDCLPSNDQMLELRVFDISNGTQPIRGHLPLSPGSHLIWFGFSEEGQLSSYDSMGVLRVFTSQYGGSWFPLFSAAKEKKSNESYWVVGLNTSKLFCIVCTGPELFPQVMPKPVLTLVNLSFPLASSDLGADALENEFILNNMHLSQIRRRMEEAAIAGLDTGSIDDEAFNMEAAQDKCILRLIASCCNGDKLVRATELVKLLSFEKSLKGAIKLVTVLKLPNLAERFNTIYEERLLKESKETQNGCSIANSNSVVPVTANDTVSKTLTSSGKTETSEPSTSLSSQKLSAPSFIKKMNKHEKENTDKNQSASGKTEGNVNNMEQVKITGEMGKLQSQRPSNPFVKSSNDEEPTKKEDTNQVKPQRPSNPFKKSAS; encoded by the exons ATGAGAATTCGTACGCTCAAGCTGCGAGAAGCCCACAAGTCCTCCGCCGCTTCTTTCTGCTCCATTTTGTGGGACCATCAGGCCAACCACCTCGTCACCGCCTCCTCCTCCGACCCAGCCATCTGTATCCATGACCCCATCTTCCTTTCAAATGTCCCAAAGTTACTCCGCCACCATCGCGATGGTGTTACAGCTCTAGCCCTTAGCCATAACTCTACCTGCCTAGCCTCTGGATCTATTGATCATTCTGTCAAGCTCTACAGATTTCCCg CTGGTGAGTTTGAGACCAATATTACTCGTTTCACGCTTCCACTACGTGCTCTTGCATTTAATAAGCCAGGGAGCATGCTTGCAGCTTCTGGTGATGATGAAGGAATTAAACTTATTAATACAATAGATGGCTCCATTGCCAGGGTTCTCAAAGGGCATAAAGGACCTGTTACTGGATTGGCTTTTGATCCTGTTGGGGAGTACTTGGCATCAGTTGACTCAATTGGAACTGTTATAATCTGGGAACTACAGTCTGGGATAATGTTGCATACCCTCAAAGGCATTGCTCCTGACACTGGTTCAGACACTTCCATGATGAATATGGTGACCTGGAGTCCTGATGGGGAGACCTTAGCTGTGCCAGGTTTGAGAAATGATGTGGTGATGTATGATAGAGACACAGCTGAAAAACTGTTCATATTGAGAGGTGATCATGTGCAACCTATATGTGCTCTTTCTTGGTCGCCTAATGGTAAGTACATGGCTACTTCTGGTTTAGATAGGCAGGTGCTTATATGGGATGTTGGCAAGAAGCAAGACATCGACAGGCAGAAATTTGATGAAAGAATATGTTTTATGGCATGGAAGCCAATTGGCAACACATTGGCTGTTATTGATGTGATGGGAAAGTATGGTATTTGGGATTCAGTTGTTCCTTCTTCAATGAAATCTCCCACAGAAGATATTCCTAGTTTGCAATCAAATAATAGTAATGGACTTCTTTTGTTTGAAGAGGATGATGAGGAGCCTAGTGCATCTGGTAGTTTAAGCGATCTTGGTGAAGACAGCCTTGGTGATACACTACCGTCAAGCAGGAAAAGGTTGCGAAAACGCTCAGAATTTGATGAAGAACTAGATCAAGACATACATGATGGCTTAAACTTGTTTCCAGAGACTGAACCCCAAAAAAAAGTGCATCGTTCTGGCAAGGATTACATGAATAAGAGAAATGAGGGACTAAGAAGCACCGCAACATCTACTAAGTCAAAATTGCAGGAGGCTTTTCAGCCTGGAGCAACTCCAGTTCAGACTGGGAAACGGCGCTTTTTGTGTTACAATATGCTGGGAACTGTAACTACAATTGAAAACGATGGATACTCCCATATAGAG ATAGATTTTCATGATACCAGTAGAGGTCCACGAGTTCCTGCGATGACTGACCACTTTGGTTTCACAATGGCGTCATTAAATGAGAATGGAAGTGTTTTCGCAAATCCTTGCAGGGGCGAGAAAAACATGAGTACTCTCATGTATCGGCCATTTAGTAGTTGGGCCAGCAACAGTGAG TGGTCAATGCGGTTTGAAGGTGAGGAAGTCAAGGTTGTGGCACTTGGCACCGCTTGGGTAGCTGCAGTTACTAGTCTTAATTTTTTGCGAATCTACACCGAAGGTGGTCTGCAG AGGCATATTCTTTCACTTGATGGGCCCGTGGTCACTGCATCAGGCTTCAGAAATCAACTTGCAGTTGTCACTCATGCGTCAGACTGTCTTCCCTCAAATGACCAG ATGTTGGAGTTAAGAGTATTTGACATATCAAACGGGACCCAACCAATTAGGGGACATCTTCCTTTGAGTCCAGGTTCACATCTAATTTGGTTTGGATTTAGTGAAGAAGGTCAATTAAGTTCATATGATTCTATG GGTGTCTTGAGGGTTTTCACAAGTCAATATGGTGGCAGTTGGTTTCCACTCTTCAG TGCTGCTAAAGAGAAGAAATCTAATGAAAGTTATTGGGTGGTTGGCCTCAATACAAGCAAACTGTTCTGTATTGTATGCACCGGTCCTGAATTATTCCCCCAG GTGATGCCCAAACCAGTTCTTACCCTGGTGAATCTATCATTTCCCCTTGCTTCCTCTGATCTTGGAGCGGATGCTCTTGAAAATGAGTTTATCCTCAACAATATGCATCTCTCTCAG ATCCGTAGAAGAATGGAAGAAGCAGCAATTGCTGGTTTGGACACTGGTTCGATTGATGACGAGGCTTTCAATATGGAGGCAGCTCAGGATAAATGCATCTTAAGACTGATTGCATCTTGCTGCAACG GTGACAAGCTTGTGAGAGCCACCGAACTAGTGAAGCTTTTATCATTTGAAAAATCGCTGAAAGGAGCTATCAAGCTAGTCACTGTACTGAAGCTTCCAAATCTGGCTGAACGTTTCAACACAATCTATGAG GAGAGATTGCTGAAAGAGTCTAAAGAAACTCAGAATGGCTGCTCTATCGCGAATTCAAACAGTGTTGTGCCCGTTACAGCTAATGATACTGTCAGCAAGACCTTAACTTCATCAGGAAAAACTGAAACATCAGAACCTAGTACATCGCTGTCATCACAGAAACTGTCAGCTCCAAGTTTTATCAAGAAAATGAACAAACATGAAAAGGAAAATACTGATAAGAACCAAAGTGCAAGTGGAAAAACTGAAGGGAATGTGAATAATATGGAACAGGTGAAGATTACAGGAGAAATGGGCAAGTTACAATCTCAACGTCCTTCTAATCCATTCGTAAAGTCATCAAACGATGAAGAACCTACGAAGAAAGAAGATACAAATCAGGTAAAACCTCAGCGTCCCTCTAACCCATTCAAAAAGTCAGCAAGCTAA